Within Ipomoea triloba cultivar NCNSP0323 chromosome 9, ASM357664v1, the genomic segment TTGACTACTTGTATAGTATTTCTCAGTGAGGTTGTTAAGGACTTAATTGAAAATTGCAATTACGTCAAACCTTTGGCATTGCAATTGCATGCccacttaattttttttgattGAAGGGTTGTAACCTTTGGCATTGCAATTGCATGCCCACTTTATAGTCATCATGTTTTTGGTCTTCTGTTATTTTTCAGGTGCCTTGCTTCCTCTTGTGGCTTACAACTATAAGGAGAATGTCACTTGATCATCATGATGGGTTTGATTGGGTGAGGCACTTATGTTTGATACATTTCTAAAGTAGATCTATTAAATAGGATTGTTGTTTATATTCAATTGCTTTTTGCTTGTTGCATTCTATATTCTTAATTGTTCCATCTTTATTGTAGAAGCTATATTTTATGTGGTGAAGTTTTCTTGGAACTTTACATGCTACCCTTTGAGCAACAGATTTGTATTCAGCCAAAGCCGATTATAGCTAATAATTTTTGGCATTCTTCCCTTCTAAGAGAAGGTATTATTTATAGtctataaaaaaaagttaaaaaggcAATTACTTGATCAAGGATAATCAATTAGTGTTTAATACCTTGATTTTAGCTCCCCAAAATTATGTGATTTGGATTCTTGGATTATTTCCCTATCATTGCCCGTTGCCGCCCCTAGAATATTAGCCTTGTCCACAAGGCTAGAGGAAGTTTTCAGTTGCCTCTAGTGCCTCCAACTTTGTCCTCATCTTCTGCCGCACTTTCCTTAAAGACTTGTTTGGATACTTGTGCATCAGGTTATGCAATTGTTTACATCTCAAGCAAAGACCTTTAGCGTGCAAGTGTAGATACTCCTAGTGTGAGTACTGGTGGCTTAACTGTAGATTAGTGGGTGGTTGTTTGAGGTTGAAAAGTTGTGGCACTTTTACCCATATCGTGAAACTTGTAGTGGGTAGCTTCTTGTTTGGGGTGGGAGATCATGATGTTGGTGGGATTAAAGCTATCCACATGTGCTTGGCTTACAAGCCTAGGGGTCCAACAAATTCCTATCCTAGGATATCTTCTAAATGCTCCATCAACCATTGTAGTACACACTCCAATTCCTAAGTTGTGGTCCACTTTCTAAATGCTCCATCAGCCATTGTTATGTACACAATCCAATTCTCTTTCTATTGCTCAAGCGACTTTCATGACTAATCACAAATCCAACACGTTATTCCAACGGAGACACACATGAATTTCTTCGTTTAGCAAATGAGGTATAGTCCCAATTGAATATGCAGTGCTAGGTCAAGAATTTGTGTTGCTTGTGCTTGAAACTCATTTGTAAAATCATCCACTAATCTCACTTAATCAAGGGTTGCTATTATAGAAGGCGCTAAGTGCTATTATAGAAGGCGCTAAGTGCTCATTGGGTGACATATGGGTGCTCTATGTCTTAGAGCGCATAGGACaagcaaaaaataattttatttttgcctTATATATTTGGCTTTAATTGAGTGAGACTCAACTCTAATCCCTAAACCTATGGTCTCCTAGTCTCCACTGTCATCTCCCTTGTGTCTTTGGTCTTTGCTATCAAAAATGAAAAGATGAAAAGCCAAAAGTGATTAGCTTAGTTTGGTGATCTTTGATAGCAACCGGCAAACAGCAAAGGAGAAGCGTGAACAGGCTAAAGCTAGTGGCAACTGGTGGCTCCGATCTCCTAGGCGATGAAGGACAACTGAAGAGCTTGGGTCTTTCGTCGTTGTGAGCTTGCGGCGGTCAACTGACTCTGAGGAACTGCGGTGGTCGTTGAAGGCTGTGATTTGAAggtttttcacatttttttgacttgtttgattttTGACTCGGTGGAACTACCTTGATCTTCGTTTTTTGGCTACTCCCCGATTTAGGGTTGTTTCGCTCAAAACTACATCGTCTTGAGCAAAACAAccctaaatttattaaaaataaataaattaaaaggtcGAGTGGGAGAAAAGACAATATAGGAGATACAAATTGTACTGCTTAGCAAGAATATATCCTGCTAGGCTGCCCTCAGCTAAAGCTGATTACTACTAATAATTTTCTGCATATTCCTTTCTAAGAGGTGTTATTTATGgtctataaaaatataaatcagaGATAATTACTTAATCAAGGTATTAATTCCTTGATTTTAGCTTCCTAAAATCATCTAATTTGCATCCTTAATCAGTTTCCTATTAGATTACTCCTGTAGTTTTCCAGAATTCTGAAGCTTTCTATTTCAAACTGATATTGAAGAATCTTGGTTCTTGGATCTAACAGAAAATACTTGTTATAGAGAAGTCCTTCTAGATCTATTGGAATGGAAGGACCTACCCTGATTAGAATTTTGACACCCTATCAGATTCTGTCAGAACTCTAGTTTGCTTGTAATTTTGTGAAAGGGAAACTCTAGTTTGCTTGTAATTTTAAGGGATTGTAGCTTGCCAAACTTGAAAAACCACAAATGAAAGGCATGAGATAATTTGGCCAAGCATTTATGTACATTTAAGTTTTAGCTTTCTTCCACAAATACATTACTTGAAGTTGGAGCTTCCAAATTGCTTTGTGGCGGCCTCCTAACAATTGGCAAAGTGACAACTGTATGTTCGCCTGGGTAGGATTGGTACTTGGTCTTTTTCCAAGATTATGGACTAATGTTTTGATATGAGATTACGAGAGTTGATTTTTAGGTTACTTTTGGTTCGATGTTCTCGAGTGCTCTTTATTTTGGTTTAGGATATTAGCTGACATTTTGAGCTTTTGGTTTGGTaatgattttttgttttaaataaatttattgtttaatttaataaattttcacaTATTTATGTGTACAGGGAGGAACACTATGGTTTCAGAATTTGACAGAAGTCCCAAATGGTACCTTAGGCCCCATATTTCCCTTATTGATTGCTGGCCTGCATTTTGTTAATGTTCAGGTATTTCTTTTTAGCAGCTTATCCTACTCAATGTCCAAAACAATATTTTAGAAACTGATTCTAGGATGTGATGGGTAGATAAGTATTTCATCCCAAAACTATTGTCCTCTTTGACTGATTACACAAACTTAGGAGAGTATATTTAATGTATtctttacatattatattttcatttttgcccataataataattaataaatgccTGTAAATTTGTTTTCCTATTGTTCTCATAAAGGTAGGGTTATTTGGGCAATGAAGttttaaatattgtttatttatcaAACTGGACTATTTTTTGCGTCATCCCAATGTAGTAATGATGAGAATTTTTTAGGGATAGAGGGATgagatttattttttgaataaccTTTTCCTAGGAGTATAGTGGGGGTTAGATacattttcaaagttgaaataaCCTAGGAAAGTTATTATAAAATGGGTGTGCTagatgtaatatatatatatatatatatatagggtgatGTTCCTATGAGAACCAATCTAATCTGGTGCATTAAAAAATAGAtctatggatgagattaattggGAGAATTAAAAACGTGCGTGTGCATATGGAGCATTATtttgtgtgcatattaagcatgtgttgtgtgcaacATAGGGACATGCTTAATATGTACACATCATAATGCTCCATATGAAATGCGCGTTTTTAATTCCTCtaattaatctcatccatagaTCTATCTTTTAATGCACCAGATTAGATTGGTTCTCATGGACTCATGGAGAGGTTTGTTCTCGTGTGATCtctaatacacacacacacacacatgcacactCATTTGAGAATTAGAGCCAAGTAGAAAAGTGAGAACTAGGGGTGTAATTGAGTTGACCCGAGCCCGAATAGTCAAAACTTGAAACTCAGCTCAATATGAAAAATCGGAGCTCAAACTTGGCTCGAGCTTGACTaagctttaattttttgtggTTGAGCACGATTGGACTCGAGTTCGAGCTATCTGAGCTTTTAGCTCGAATATGCTAactaaagtttttatttttatttttctattttctaatataataataacaataacaacaaactggctattacatttttattatagcCATTTTATAACATAGTCATATACacatagatatacatataaattagttaaatttgtaatattatatttataataggtacgtagtataaaatatatagaaaataaaaaagctcAATTAGTCATGTGAGTTGCTTGAGCcgagtattaactattaaggaGCTCAAATTTATCTTGACTTGCTACTTGAACTACTTGAGTTCAAGCTCGTTCGACAGTAACCGGATCGAAATATTTATCGAATAAAGCTCGAGTAGCTTGtttcatttacacccctaccgAGAACTCATCTTAGTCATTGATATGGGAAAATCAACGGCTTTCAAGCAAGTGAAAACATGCGGTGTCAATTTGGTTATTATTACAAACTTTGAGTGCACTGAGCAAAACTCAAAAATGCACTGTAAAAGTGCAACTGTTTAAGTGTACTTTTGCATATAATTGAGTGCGCTTTGTAGTTCCGCTTGGTGCACTTTTAGAGCCGTAGTTTGAGTGCACTTTTATGTATCAGTGGATGCACTTTGTAGTGTTCTGCAGTGCATGTTTGCACTTGAGCACCAGTTTTTATTTGGTCTGTctcctgtatatatatatgtgtgtgtgtttgtgtctgtgtgtgtgtatatatatatatgtatgtatgtaatattgCTTGTTTGCTTGTTTTGGTTTATCTGCTAATTCAGTCAACATTTCTTCAGGTTTCCTTTCAGAAGATGTTCACTAGGACGGAGGGCACTTTTGCTTCATTAGCCAAGGTCAGCATACAAAATTGTTTGTTTATATGCATGCATAATGCATCCTCTAGCTACACATGCAAGTTGTGCAACTCTAGTGATATTTTTTTGAATGGTGGGGAGGGGAGGTGGTATCCTTAGCTCTAGTGATTTTATTCCAGTATAATGATCAATAAGTCAATAACAATCTACTACATTTcagttatttacttatttatgtaaattttaaatgttaCCCAAGAAAACTGTACACAAATTCAATTCTAGAGATTTCACTATGCATAGAAAACTCAAGATATATCTATCATTCTTTATTATGACAATGATTTGATGACATGCTGACAAATGACTACTTTGACACAGTACTACAAGCTATATCTGGAAATTTTGACCCTACCAATATTGTTCATTTCATTCAATTTGCCCCAGGTATCTAAACAGTCTCTCATCTCTAATTGTCTACACTTCTCTTTTTTTAGTAGCAATATGTTTTTCTCAAACCTAAGAAGCTCCCACATAATGCAAATGGTTGATAATGAAAATGATTGAAGGCTTTAATAATTCAATCAGTACTAAATTTGTTCAGCAAGATTAGAGAGTTTGATCTCCTTGTTAGAGGTGACAATGGCCATCTCTTCTTTGCTGGCCCTTGTCAATCTTTTCCTCAAACTGTCACATGGTCATGTTTCACTCTAGGTAGAATCAATCAAGGAATCACCTTTCCACTGCACTAGGTACTTTATTCTATGACTTTTCTTCCATTTGCCCTTAATTTGATAGTCTAAAATTTTCTCCACGACCTTCTCAAACTGTTTCCGCACCACGAGAAGAGCTTGCTTCACTTGCTATATTCAACtaattcaagtattcaactcattttggttgaaaattttgagaaaattgaCATGGAAAGTAAGATGAACTTTAACCACTTAGGTTGCTTCTATCAATATGTCACTTGCCTACCTTACTCACAACCTCAAACAGACCATTATATCTCAAAACTAGGCCTTGGTGCATAGTCTTGCTAAACTTTCTTCCAAATAGAAGGATTCAACTTCAATCTCCCAATTCCCAAGGTCTCCTACTTTGGACTATGCATCATGTCTCCCCTgatttgtttacttcatctcCTATTGTGCTACAAGACTATTTCTTGCcttagaaaatagaaattaactgaTTATGTAATCAATACTTGATGCTCCTTCCTTATTTTACATAATGGTAATAGATTATAAATAGGGACCATCTCTTAGAAGAGAGGACATCTAGTGGAATTGGAACAATTAGCTCTAAGTAGCTATGGGCAAGAATTTATTCTTGCTGGTGGGATATTCTTTGAATTCCCTTTCTTCCGTTTGTGTTTTactttataatatcaaaatctTCCAAATTTCTTGGTTCAAATCCATCATGTCTCTTTACTCCTTTCACAACTTCAGATATTGAGGGTTATTTATGGATTGTCTTGAATATTATAAACCATATAGGTCTGTACTCTAGGGTCATGGCACCAATGCATTCTTCCGTAGCCTTTCAGCTGAATGCATCAACCATTGCATTGTGCTAACCAGGCTGGTGAACTCACTATAAATTCAATCAAAAGAAGTTGGATGCTTCTAGACAAGAAGTGAGTGGGTGTTTCTAGTGGTCTAATTATAGTTTTAGAAAAGAAGTGTTAAAAATCGTTGACTATCATACCAAGAAGTGAGGCAAAAGAAGAATTGGAGAGTCCCAGAGTGGAGTAGACCTTGTGCAATGGAAAAGGATTCTTTGGCACATGCTACTTGGGAACATGATGTTACCTTGTTGCAGTTGTGGGGCATTGGTCTAGCTTGTGTGGGTGCAAGTGTTGGCACGTTCCCTAATGCCTATACTTACATAAGCAATTACAACCCAACTCCCAGGGAAACAAGTGACTAAGCATAATTATGCCACCGAAAAATCCAAACCTGTCAACCTTTGGAATTGCCTCAGTCAAGGTTGAAGTCAAGTTTATCCCTCATAATCATCCATAATTGCTTGAGCATGGCATGCACATCTTACAATTGCTTGGCCGAAGATAAACTTCGTCAACCAACCATTCAACCTCCTAGGTAGTAGGTACCACCACCGCATGTCTTGAAACAATCATGTTATGTGCTTCGCATGCTCAACACTACCTCATCATTGCATGTATTACTCAACTCGCACCATCTTGGTTAGTCACTCGACTACTTGAGCCATGCTTGTTACCTTGTGCCAAAGTTTCTCCCAACACTTAGTACCAACACCTTAGCATAGGGAATGTGCAACACCTTTTTATAAGGTAACCCCTAGCCTTGTGTGGTTGGTAGTTGAAAGGTAAAGAGCTCTGTTCCTTGTGTATTATTATTGTGGATGGATATTCAAAGGTTAGCTAAACTCTTGAAAGCTTCGAGTCCATGCATTAGAAAACTATTGATACCTTCTTGTTAGAACCTCATCCCAAACACTTAACCAAGTGAAATGGTTAATGCTGACTACCTTGTGAGTTGAAGGTAGGCTGCACTGTCCATTTTTGTGAACCTAGCAAGGCATGTTGGAGTGTTCACAATGCAAGCATGAGTGATGGCTGCTGTGGTCATTGGGCCTGTTGATCGTCAATGAGCTTCTTGTTGGGATCATTGACAATTGACATGGCTCCCATTGACACCACATCTAAGCTAAGGGGTTAATGGTTTTTGCTATGAGACTCTATGGGAAAGGGGAACTacataatattgtaataattCTGCCAAAAACTTGGGAGGCATGCTGGTACCCTATACTCTGGGTCCATCACCTATGTATGCTCAATTGAACTAGATCACTCAACCTATGGTGCCTGTCTGTGCTCTTAGCAACAAAAGGAAGGAATAAGATCATGCTGTGTGGTATGGGGTGCTCAGCTACAAGGAGAGCACTTGCTTGGTGTGTACTTGGGCTTCCCTTGATCCATTCTTTTAGGGATAACAAAGGAACTGGTCTGGTCAATCTGAAGCCAGCTGTGTACATAACAGGAATAGGGCTCTCTAAGGCTGCTAGTATCATATTCCTATTAGAAATAGCTTTCCATTATAAATACCTGATCCGTCAATGTAAGATGGGGCATTCTTACTATAGTGTTACTTTGGAATTTTTAGATGTTTGAGTAAACTGGTGACTAGTGTACTTGTTTAATAGCTGGGGCTAAAACTCATTTATGTTTgttattttgaaatatgtttAGTAAACAAACTGAGTGTGCAGAGATGGGCTTGTGAACATGCTTGTTTTTCTTTACTTAGAAATTTATTTCAATCCGTcttcaaaaaattgaattctttACATTCACTTACAGTTTGTTGTATAGAGAAATACATGGAAACTGGCTCCTTTTCCTAGATGGTGTTGCAATTCTAGTGATCTGGATACATTTGTTCACTGGATAAATGTATTGTAGTATCAACTTCTAGTTTGCTTGGATAGTTGATATTTATAGTGAATGTAGAATCAACATCTAATGTGTGTGGATTGAAGTAACAGTAAAATAACAACATTCAAGATTCCAAGACATTCTTTTACAAATGGCGTAGACGCATTTGAATCCTCTGTAATGTTTGCCAGTTGGCTTTAATGAAGGCTTATATTTGCCTATTATATAATGAGACAACATCTTCCCATGAGACTGTGAGACAACGTGAATGCAGTCTACTTTACGAATGCACACACACTAAACTATGTGCACTCATGTAAGTCATGTTGGGCTAAGTGCACACTGTCTAGACTGTGTGCATTTGCGTAGTAAACTGTGCGTATTCACGTTGTGTCTCACAGTCTCACGGGAagttatgttttctttttaatatttaccCATTTTAAGTGTACTTACACTTGCTTTCTCATTGCAGGGGAGTTTAGTGTATTGGCTTTCCAATAGTTCATTAAGTCTCCTTCAGGTATCTCTAGATCATATGGAGAGAAGTGCTGCTTAAAAGTTCAAAAGAATTGGCAAAATGTTTTATTGCACTGCGATTTTTTCCTCATCCGTATATTCATGGACTTGTTGATAATTTGATATGTTATATGCAAAATCCATATCATGAAATTCAACAAAATTTTATGCTTTCTGTCAGCTTATCACTAACCTCCTTTATCTGGGCATGAAACTTGTGAAATTTCGAAACTTAGTTATaactgaactttttttttttttaataattatttttataaatctttTCACTTAGTTATAACTGAACAAAATTACGAAACTTAGTTATaactgaacttttttttttttttgcaatgttGACATTTTTCGCTTCTATGCTATACGCGTCTCGAGTAGTAAAGATGCCTTTTGTCATTTACTAAAGACGcaaataactcatttttattactgaaatggtccctcgactattgcgaaactTAGTTATAACTTATCACTAACCTTCTTTATCTGGGCATGAAACTTGTGAAATTACGAAACTTAGTTATaactgaactttttttttttttttttttttttttttttaataattatttttataattctttttaataattatttgcaTTGTGATGAACAGCAAATTTCTTTAAAGCATCCAGTCATTCGCAAGAAATTGGAGCTACCTGATAGGGATATTTCTGGATTCGTTGCAAAACAGAAAGAGTTAGACAGCTCTGAGGAAGTGGAAATAAATACTTCAAGAGAGTCGCGGAAGATAGCAGCCCAAAATCTGTCAGCCAAAGAACTTGTTAATGTAACTAGCCTCTTCTCTGTCATGCTCTGTCAaattttattgatatttttatcattttatgattGGAAAGTTCTGCAGGTTTCTATCAAATTCTTAGCTAAAGGCCAGAAAGATATAGCTCTTAGACTACTGCGGTAACTTCTACTTCAAAGATTAGTTgacttttattttgttatttgattCCACATTTTGGTGGTTTTAATCCATTTGCGACCATAAAATCCAGACTTGCTCTCGACAAGGATCCTGATCATGCAAGAGCTCTTATTCTTTTGGGGCAGACACAATTGCAAAATGGTTTCTTATCAGAAGCTACCAAAAACTTCGAGTGTTGTATTTCCAAGGTTTGGAATTGAATGTCTTCTGTTTAGGCTTATCTTTAATAGTTGGGCAATATTACTGTTCAGTTACTGCTGCTAATTGAACTTAATTGCGAATTTTTCTTTGAATTGTATTCAGCTACTCCTAAATGGGCATCCAACAGAAGTTGAGGATGTTGATAATTTGATTCTATCATCAGCATGGGCTGGTGTAGCTTGTATACGGCAGGTAATGATGCTTCTAGAGTCATTCTATCATTGGGTTAAAAGTACGAACTGGCTATTGAAATATCTGCTAATTTTGTTACTGTCCCATTAGAGAGACATGGGGAATACCATGTTCTGGTCAAGAATATATGCTGGAAGGTTTTCATGCTTCATTTACATTGTTTTAGAGCATTGAGTTTAGAGTTGTAGTATAATTTCCTAATGGttagagtcccacattgaaaaaataagagagaatcaTATGAGTTTGtaaggccatgggttagactagctaattaactggattcagtcttttagtgtggtttggctcATGTGCCCTCAGTTTACTGAccttggcccaatcttagattctaACATGGTATTAGAGCCTAGTTGGTCCACTTTGTGTTCATCCGGCGTTCAAGTtcagactagctaattgattggattaaatcttttagtgtggtttgaccTGTGCATTAGCTCAATTGAGAATCTTAGATTCTAACACAGTAACACCTATCATCACAATGAACTACACAAGAACCTCTTGAATTACCAGCTGGGTTTGTTTTTCTGACTTATTCTTTCTTTGGGTAGGGGAAGTATGACGAGGGTATTGTGCACCTAGAGCGAGTAGCTGTGATGAAGGAGCCCGAGGATCCAAAGACAAAAGCGCATTACTATGAGGCTTTGATATTGTTCTCAAGGTATAATTAGATTAACTACTGAAGAGCATTTTGATACGCGGTCTTATATTTTCTTTGATTCATGACTTTCCTCCAAATCACCTCGATGGCCTGGTCTTTGAAAAAGTAGTAATTACTTGTTAAATCTATAAGTGGAAACTGGGTTCCTAATGTGTAGAAAGCAACTAATTTTGTTAAGTGGATCCCAAGACGTAACAACTGAACTGATAGTGTGGTATCGTGATTTTCAGTGCTTTATACAATGTGGGCCGGAAAGCTGAAGCTGCCAAGTATTTGCGCATAGTTGTTGCTTATGATCCTTCTTATAGAGAATTACTGGAACAATGTGAAAATGACGACAACACTTGAGAGCATTCTCAAAGAAGTGGTGAAAATGAATCTATCAACAGTTGGAGAGCAGATTAGTTTGGCTTCTGAAACCATTTAGGAGAGATCTAATTTCATACATCTATAGATTACTGGggacattttttgtttttgtttttattttcatgtAATAAGCCATTCTTGGTGGGGAGAAATTTTGGGTCACTTTATATACACAATCATATCATACATTCATGCATACATTAGTGTTGTAACTAGAAGCCACAAGGATTGCACTCTggaaaattatactatggatcagggttcacattgcattgtgaattgtgtctgcatttaacatattatgtgtttgtaaataaattgaagacaaataatatgctaattgatgtgtttataattttaatatgttatgtgcttggaagcatattatatattaacacatataatttttaaattaggatTTACTACGTACAATATAAGGTGAACCTTAGTctatagtataacaattgttgTGCTTTTACGTGGCAACAATTTTTAAATtgcttttaataatattaataaaataggTACGAAGAATTAGAAAATAAGATTAGAATTAAATCACACATtaagcaaaaataaaaagaattataaagaaaatagaatttga encodes:
- the LOC116029964 gene encoding ALBINO3-like protein 2, chloroplastic; its protein translation is MRNFLQRKLLRRSPSLSACYYSSYSFAQSYDSDHWRRQQQHHFILPLSPSRSVLSSPASAQQFLVPFCVCSISRSFSTRESASIEGVPCQDNDFTASQSATPADLFLGCDVVGGGSVEEPILPVRVLISLLDGYHDLTGFPWWAVIASGTLAMRLALFPFVVLQLHKLKRIGELLPKLPPPFPPPMSGRTFKDQFQHFRREKSAAGGPSLLWFIASFAVQVPCFLLWLTTIRRMSLDHHDGFDWGGTLWFQNLTEVPNGTLGPIFPLLIAGLHFVNVQVSFQKMFTRTEGTFASLAKYYKLYLEILTLPILFISFNLPQGSLVYWLSNSSLSLLQQISLKHPVIRKKLELPDRDISGFVAKQKELDSSEEVEINTSRESRKIAAQNLSAKELVNVSIKFLAKGQKDIALRLLRLALDKDPDHARALILLGQTQLQNGFLSEATKNFECCISKLLLNGHPTEVEDVDNLILSSAWAGVACIRQGKYDEGIVHLERVAVMKEPEDPKTKAHYYEALILFSSALYNVGRKAEAAKYLRIVVAYDPSYRELLEQCENDDNT